GGCCCCACGAAGTGCAGCGTCCGGAAACCCCTGAGGCACTCGGTGAAGATGCGCAGTGCCCGGCGCAGCTCCTCCCCGCGAGACCGGGGCCCCTCCAGGAAGATGCGCTCCTCGTGGGCTCGCGTTCCCTTCCCCCATCGGGCATCGGGGAAGGCTTCGGGCTCTGGCCTCTGGGAGTCGTCCGCTGGCACGAGGTCCGAGTGTAGTCCGTGCGACCGGCTCCCACCCGAACAAGAAGGCAGTACCCGGAAAGGTCACCGCTGGAGTAAGCGCGCACCATGTCGCCGCCCCTCCCGCTCCAGAAGAAGGTCGTGCTGGGCCTCCAGCACACCATCGCCATGTTCGGCGCCACCGTGCTGGTGCCGCTCCTCACCGGTCTCAACCCCAGCGTCGCCCTCTTCGGTGCCGGGCTCGCCACCCTTCTCTTCCACGTCCTCACCGGGCTCGGCGTGCCCATCTTCCTGGGCAGCAGCTTCGCCTTCATCGCCCCCATCATCGCCGTGCTCAAGGCCGAGGGCCCCGCCGCCGTGGGGGGAGGGCTCCTCGCCGCCGGCGCCATGTACCTCGTCTTCTCCGCCCTGGTGAAGGCCGTCGGCGTGCAACGCATCCAGCGGATCTTCCCGCCCATCGTCACCGGCCCCGTCATCATCGTCATCGGGCTCGGCCTGGCCAACGTCGCCGTCAACCAGGCCCAGAGTCACTGGGGGCTGGCGCTCGTCACGCTGCTGGCCGCCATCATCACCAGCGTCTTCGCCCGGGGTCTCTTCAAGATGATTCCCATCCTCATCGCCGTCATCGCCGGCTACGTGACGTCGCTGGTGCTCGGCGCGGTGGAGCCCGCGAAGCTCGATGCCATCCGGGAGGCCGCCTGGGTGGGCCTGCCTGCCTTCCACGCCCCGGCCTTCTCGTGGACAGCCATCTTCGTGCTCGCCCCGGTGGCCGTGGTCACCTTCATCGAGCACATCGGCGACGTCATCGTGAACGGCCGCGTGGTGGGGAAGAACTTCCTCGAGCGCCCCGGCCTGCCGCGCACCCTCTTCGCCGATGGCATC
This is a stretch of genomic DNA from Archangium violaceum. It encodes these proteins:
- a CDS encoding uracil-xanthine permease family protein, which produces MSPPLPLQKKVVLGLQHTIAMFGATVLVPLLTGLNPSVALFGAGLATLLFHVLTGLGVPIFLGSSFAFIAPIIAVLKAEGPAAVGGGLLAAGAMYLVFSALVKAVGVQRIQRIFPPIVTGPVIIVIGLGLANVAVNQAQSHWGLALVTLLAAIITSVFARGLFKMIPILIAVIAGYVTSLVLGAVEPAKLDAIREAAWVGLPAFHAPAFSWTAIFVLAPVAVVTFIEHIGDVIVNGRVVGKNFLERPGLPRTLFADGIANMVSAALGGPAATTYAENTGVLAVTRVYDPAVLRIAAGFAMLFGLSPKLAAVFQSFPAGVLGGVSILLFGMIASVGIRTLSEAKIDFAHSRNLIVVSLILVLGLGGAKVPLTFGGVHMELHGMALAALVGILANALLPASLDREELDAHPAGESPPASDSTRDVK